One window from the genome of Haloprofundus halobius encodes:
- a CDS encoding metal-dependent hydrolase yields MWFPTHLAIGYLLGARFRLSVWWCLLGAALPDLVDKPLGLAGVFPAYQTVSHSLVGLALVAAVFRSPTSDRRTTASLAFGVGWLSHLGADFLQLTLDGRTAHAIGMLGWPVTHWSNPMVDGSVPGYTDTLLSAVPFLSEGYLSHYLTSASFPLELLVCLVALALSLAKRRRERRSVSGRAGR; encoded by the coding sequence ATGTGGTTCCCCACCCACCTCGCCATCGGTTACCTTCTCGGCGCTCGGTTCCGTCTTTCGGTCTGGTGGTGTCTGCTGGGCGCCGCGCTTCCGGACCTCGTCGACAAACCGCTCGGTCTCGCCGGCGTCTTCCCCGCCTATCAGACCGTCTCGCACTCGCTCGTTGGCCTCGCCCTCGTCGCCGCGGTGTTTCGGTCGCCGACCAGCGACCGCCGGACGACGGCCTCTCTCGCGTTCGGCGTCGGATGGCTCTCACATCTCGGCGCGGACTTCCTGCAGTTGACGCTCGACGGCCGAACTGCGCACGCGATCGGCATGCTCGGATGGCCGGTGACACACTGGTCGAACCCCATGGTCGATGGCTCGGTTCCCGGCTACACCGACACGCTCCTGTCGGCGGTGCCGTTTCTTTCTGAGGGGTACCTGAGTCACTACCTGACGTCCGCCTCGTTTCCGCTCGAACTGCTCGTCTGTCTCGTGGCGCTCGCGCTGTCGCTCGCGAAGCGACGTCGCGAGCGGAGATCGGTCTCCGGACGCGCCGGACGGTGA
- a CDS encoding DUF5786 family protein: MGFGSYDESEQRDQTVSADADDGVNVHEKDHDGKVTFDSDATTDDLLSKLEEIKTVDE; this comes from the coding sequence ATGGGTTTTGGTAGCTACGACGAATCCGAGCAGCGAGACCAGACCGTGAGCGCCGACGCCGACGACGGTGTGAACGTCCACGAGAAAGACCACGACGGGAAGGTGACGTTCGACTCGGACGCGACGACGGACGACCTGCTCTCGAAACTCGAAGAGATCAAAACGGTCGACGAGTAG
- the msrA gene encoding peptide-methionine (S)-S-oxide reductase MsrA — translation MSNTETATFAGGCFWCIEAAMKELDGVLEATSGYTGGGVADPTYKQVCTGETGHAEAVQIEYDPEKLSYEDLLQVFFTVHDPTTLNRQGPDVGTQYRSAVYYHDDEQRELVESFVEELEAEGAFDDPIVTEIEPLGEFYVAEEYHQDYYDNNPGDAYCTFNAEPKIRKVREKFADKAKQVAADD, via the coding sequence ATGAGCAACACGGAGACGGCGACGTTCGCAGGTGGCTGCTTCTGGTGCATCGAGGCGGCGATGAAGGAACTCGACGGCGTCCTCGAAGCCACGTCCGGCTACACCGGCGGCGGTGTGGCGGACCCGACGTACAAACAGGTCTGTACGGGCGAGACGGGCCACGCCGAGGCCGTCCAGATCGAATACGACCCCGAGAAACTGAGCTACGAGGACCTCCTGCAGGTGTTCTTTACTGTCCACGACCCGACGACGCTGAACCGTCAGGGGCCGGACGTGGGCACGCAGTACCGCTCTGCGGTGTACTATCACGACGACGAACAGCGGGAACTCGTCGAGTCGTTCGTCGAGGAACTCGAAGCAGAGGGTGCGTTCGACGACCCCATCGTCACCGAAATCGAACCGCTCGGCGAGTTCTACGTCGCCGAGGAGTACCACCAGGACTACTACGATAATAACCCTGGCGACGCGTACTGCACGTTCAACGCCGAACCGAAGATTCGGAAGGTCAGAGAGAAGTTCGCCGACAAGGCCAAGCAAGTCGCCGCGGACGACTAA
- a CDS encoding aldo/keto reductase: protein MTVENRSDTFEIGGELTVHRLGYGAMRLTGENIIGEPDDSEGAHRVLHEVIATGTDLIDTADSYGPAVSERLIGEALHPYPDDLVVATKGGLLRNDDGDWLPNGDPDYLRNAILGSLDRLRVDSIDLYQFHRPDPDVDFEESVQTLAELKDEGKIGHVGLSNVSVDQLDTARDIVDVATVQNRFNIGDREQEDVLDACEDAGIGFIPWYPLGAGDLGDKADVVDGIADAHDATTQQIALAWLLQRSDVMLPIPGTSSVEHLRDNVAASHIDLSDDEMARLNE from the coding sequence ATGACGGTCGAAAACCGAAGCGACACCTTCGAGATCGGCGGCGAACTCACCGTTCACCGACTCGGCTACGGCGCGATGCGCCTCACGGGCGAGAACATCATCGGCGAACCCGACGACAGCGAGGGGGCCCACCGTGTCCTGCACGAGGTCATCGCGACCGGCACCGACCTCATCGACACCGCGGACTCCTACGGCCCGGCCGTGAGCGAACGACTCATCGGCGAAGCGCTGCATCCGTACCCCGACGACCTCGTCGTCGCCACCAAAGGCGGCCTCCTGCGCAACGACGACGGCGACTGGCTTCCGAACGGCGACCCCGACTACCTCCGAAACGCCATCCTCGGGAGCCTCGACCGCCTCCGCGTCGACAGCATCGACCTCTACCAGTTCCACCGCCCGGACCCCGACGTCGACTTCGAGGAGTCCGTCCAGACGCTCGCCGAACTGAAGGACGAGGGGAAGATCGGCCACGTCGGCCTCAGCAACGTCTCCGTCGACCAACTGGACACCGCCCGCGACATCGTCGACGTCGCTACCGTCCAGAACCGGTTCAACATCGGCGACAGAGAGCAAGAAGACGTGCTCGACGCCTGTGAGGACGCCGGTATCGGCTTCATCCCGTGGTACCCGCTCGGTGCCGGGGACCTGGGCGACAAAGCCGACGTCGTCGACGGCATCGCCGACGCGCACGACGCGACGACTCAGCAGATCGCGCTCGCGTGGTTGCTCCAGCGCTCGGACGTGATGCTTCCGATTCCGGGCACCTCCAGCGTCGAACATCTCCGCGACAACGTCGCCGCCTCGCACATCGACCTCTCCGACGACGAGATGGCTCGACTGAACGAGTAA
- a CDS encoding D-2-hydroxyacid dehydrogenase, with product MTERLTVGVLRGRAHGRSIEEAAEELRERLPGHEIRYSRTRAEELAVAADADVLVGLRADEKLLEEAENLRIFAAGSAGVDHLPLDAFAERGIAVTNASGVHGPNMAEHVLATLLSLTRRLDVGMRRQERREWRRFQTRGELHDSTVTVVGLGAIGEALVERLSGFGVHTIGVRYSPEKGGPTDEVIGFDDDELADAFARTDALVLACPLTETTRGLVDEDAFRTLPTDAILVNVARGPVVDTDALVTALQKNLIAAAALDVTDPEPLPEDHPLWTFGNVIITPHSAGDTPQYWPRVADIVAENVERLVESGATADLRNCVEL from the coding sequence ATGACCGAACGACTCACCGTCGGTGTCCTCCGCGGTCGCGCGCACGGCCGCTCCATCGAAGAGGCGGCCGAGGAACTCCGCGAACGACTGCCGGGCCACGAGATTCGGTACTCCCGGACGCGCGCCGAAGAACTCGCCGTCGCCGCAGACGCCGACGTACTCGTGGGGCTCCGCGCCGACGAGAAACTGCTCGAAGAAGCCGAGAACCTGCGCATTTTCGCCGCGGGGTCGGCGGGCGTCGACCACCTCCCGCTCGATGCGTTTGCCGAGCGCGGGATCGCCGTCACGAACGCCTCGGGCGTTCACGGACCGAACATGGCCGAACACGTGTTAGCGACGCTGTTGTCGCTGACCCGCCGTCTCGACGTGGGGATGCGTCGCCAGGAGCGCCGCGAGTGGCGGCGCTTCCAGACCCGCGGCGAACTGCACGATAGCACGGTCACCGTCGTCGGCCTCGGCGCAATCGGCGAGGCGCTGGTCGAACGCCTCTCGGGGTTCGGCGTCCACACCATCGGCGTGCGCTACTCGCCGGAGAAAGGCGGGCCGACCGACGAAGTGATCGGCTTCGATGACGACGAGTTGGCCGACGCGTTCGCGCGGACCGACGCGCTCGTGCTCGCCTGCCCGCTCACGGAGACGACCCGCGGACTGGTGGATGAGGACGCGTTCCGAACGCTCCCGACCGATGCGATTCTCGTCAACGTCGCGCGCGGTCCCGTCGTCGACACCGACGCGCTCGTCACAGCGCTACAGAAGAACTTGATCGCGGCGGCGGCGCTGGACGTGACCGACCCCGAACCGCTACCCGAGGACCACCCGCTCTGGACGTTCGGCAACGTCATCATCACGCCGCACAGCGCCGGCGACACGCCGCAGTACTGGCCGCGCGTCGCCGATATCGTCGCCGAAAACGTCGAACGACTCGTGGAGAGCGGTGCGACCGCGGACCTCCGGAACTGCGTCGAACTCTGA
- a CDS encoding MaoC/PaaZ C-terminal domain-containing protein, with protein sequence MTSPTPGESHTVERTFTTEEVDAFADLSGDTQPQHTEPDDEGRRMVHGLLTATLPTQIGGEQEVLAHTMEFTFSRPVYTGERITCTWTYETVEELADRYDISASVVCSRGDEPVLSGTVTGLIWKDAAE encoded by the coding sequence ATGACATCGCCGACGCCGGGTGAGAGCCACACCGTCGAACGAACGTTCACCACCGAGGAGGTGGACGCGTTCGCCGACCTCTCGGGCGATACGCAACCGCAACACACCGAACCCGACGACGAAGGTCGGCGAATGGTTCACGGATTGCTGACGGCGACGCTCCCGACGCAAATCGGCGGTGAACAGGAGGTGCTCGCGCATACCATGGAGTTCACCTTCTCGCGTCCGGTGTACACCGGCGAACGAATCACCTGCACGTGGACGTACGAGACGGTCGAGGAGCTCGCCGACCGGTACGACATCTCCGCGAGCGTCGTCTGCTCCCGCGGTGACGAACCTGTTCTGTCGGGCACGGTTACCGGTCTGATTTGGAAGGACGCCGCCGAATGA
- a CDS encoding tyrosine-type recombinase/integrase, whose translation MREESDPATSESAASVESVIERYLDGIEAGNSRKNYRSVLIGWEAWLREQTDVTTLNAVTVMHCRRYARRLKELVRDGDLRASTANTYYAYVRAFLGFCVADELLDTNPAKSTRATDELPEDHGDRDRQFWKRKQRNAILTHVDRRAAKARTGGSEREIRRALRDRALVALLALSGVRGGEVFAAPADERRTGLTWNDVDTDANAVRVFGKSREYEYAQLPERASAALVDHRERCDPADASWPVFPTGHGPSRRRAVEAELGARGWSDEEVDERCESAPLSTVIREERVAPPSLTTNGARSVMKRLCADAGVDVRGEYLKPHGARRGLGHELYASGHAELAQSALRHVSIETTHESYSDIRAAETARQVDRVLKRD comes from the coding sequence ATGCGTGAGGAGAGCGACCCGGCGACCAGCGAGTCGGCGGCGAGCGTCGAGTCGGTTATCGAGCGCTATCTCGACGGCATCGAGGCCGGAAACTCCCGAAAGAACTACCGCTCGGTGCTGATCGGGTGGGAAGCGTGGCTCCGCGAGCAGACCGACGTGACCACGCTGAACGCGGTGACCGTCATGCACTGTCGACGCTACGCCAGACGGCTCAAAGAACTCGTCCGCGACGGTGACCTCCGAGCGAGCACGGCGAACACGTACTACGCCTACGTCCGTGCGTTTCTCGGTTTCTGCGTCGCCGACGAACTGCTCGATACGAATCCGGCGAAATCGACCCGTGCGACCGACGAACTCCCCGAAGACCACGGCGACAGGGATCGGCAGTTCTGGAAGCGTAAACAGCGGAACGCTATACTCACTCACGTCGACCGGCGCGCGGCGAAGGCGCGCACGGGCGGGTCCGAACGTGAGATTCGGCGCGCGCTGCGCGACAGGGCGCTCGTCGCGCTGTTGGCACTCTCGGGCGTCCGCGGCGGCGAGGTGTTCGCCGCCCCCGCCGACGAGCGCCGAACGGGCCTCACGTGGAACGACGTCGACACCGACGCCAACGCGGTTCGGGTGTTCGGCAAATCCCGGGAGTACGAGTACGCGCAGCTGCCCGAGCGCGCGAGCGCGGCGCTCGTCGACCACCGCGAGCGATGCGATCCTGCCGACGCCTCGTGGCCGGTGTTCCCGACCGGTCACGGGCCGTCGCGTCGGCGAGCCGTCGAGGCGGAACTCGGTGCGCGGGGGTGGAGCGACGAGGAAGTAGACGAACGCTGCGAGAGCGCGCCGCTATCGACCGTAATCCGCGAAGAGCGGGTTGCCCCGCCGTCGCTGACGACGAACGGAGCGCGGAGCGTGATGAAGCGGCTCTGCGCCGACGCGGGTGTCGACGTTCGCGGCGAGTATCTCAAACCGCACGGAGCACGGCGAGGGCTGGGTCACGAACTGTACGCCAGCGGCCACGCCGAACTCGCGCAGTCGGCGCTCAGACACGTGAGCATCGAGACGACTCACGAATCGTACTCCGATATCCGGGCGGCCGAGACCGCCCGGCAGGTCGACCGAGTGCTGAAACGCGACTAG
- a CDS encoding S8 family serine peptidase: MAEPDRSTIVVVSLCVLLLTGAISYVAVSPQFEERATEGVVQSTSTTSGSDDRLHRLHEAGITGENVSVGIVDVTGFDARRSNLGERVVASRTFDSGTPSGARPTSRSNAHGTAVASVVARTAPDSKLYFATVDSPESYERAVEWLTANADVIVAPVSFYGQPGDGTSTVARTATRATERGVVFVAPTGNLARGRWSGEYEAARNETETTGTHQFGDGERNYLRGDGDTVNLWLSWDDAHRDEEFTAELYRTDERGTRLVARSQPYTGDSVPNERLTAHLDTGTHFVVVRGPRNGSTARITLESPTHSFESATPERSITAPATGRVLSVGAYDRRAGRLEPFSSRGPTVDGRLGVDVVAPSRHRVAGRDDPFVGTSAAAAYVGGVAALLLDADPTYEPWEVERRLERTATDVGEAGIDVSTGYGRVDPVRAVDNDTG; encoded by the coding sequence GTGGCTGAACCGGATCGTTCGACGATAGTCGTCGTCTCGCTCTGTGTCCTCCTTCTCACCGGAGCCATCAGCTACGTCGCCGTCTCGCCGCAGTTCGAGGAGAGAGCCACCGAGGGCGTGGTGCAGAGCACGTCGACGACGTCCGGGTCGGACGACCGACTCCACCGCCTCCACGAGGCGGGAATCACCGGGGAGAACGTCAGCGTCGGCATCGTAGACGTGACGGGATTCGACGCCCGGCGGTCGAACCTCGGCGAGAGAGTCGTCGCGTCGCGCACGTTCGACTCGGGGACGCCGAGCGGCGCGAGACCGACCAGCAGGTCGAACGCGCACGGGACCGCCGTCGCGTCCGTCGTCGCCCGAACTGCACCCGATTCGAAGCTGTACTTCGCGACGGTCGATTCGCCGGAGAGCTACGAGCGGGCCGTCGAGTGGCTGACGGCGAACGCCGACGTCATCGTCGCACCGGTCTCGTTCTACGGTCAACCCGGCGACGGGACCTCGACGGTCGCTCGGACGGCGACGAGAGCGACCGAACGGGGGGTCGTCTTCGTCGCTCCGACGGGAAACCTCGCACGAGGACGGTGGTCCGGGGAGTACGAGGCGGCTCGAAACGAGACGGAGACGACCGGAACGCACCAGTTCGGCGACGGCGAGCGAAACTATCTGCGCGGTGACGGAGACACGGTGAACCTCTGGCTCTCGTGGGACGACGCGCACCGAGACGAGGAGTTCACCGCGGAGCTGTACCGAACGGACGAACGCGGAACGCGTCTCGTCGCACGTTCGCAACCCTACACGGGCGATAGCGTGCCGAACGAGCGGCTGACCGCACATCTCGACACAGGGACCCACTTCGTCGTCGTCCGCGGCCCGCGAAACGGGTCGACGGCGCGGATAACCCTCGAATCACCCACCCACAGCTTCGAGTCGGCCACTCCCGAGCGGAGCATCACCGCACCGGCGACGGGTCGGGTTCTCTCCGTCGGTGCGTACGACCGGCGGGCGGGTCGGCTCGAACCGTTTAGTTCGCGAGGCCCGACCGTCGACGGCCGTCTCGGCGTCGACGTGGTCGCGCCGAGTCGTCACCGCGTCGCCGGACGGGACGACCCGTTCGTCGGGACGTCCGCGGCCGCCGCCTACGTCGGCGGCGTGGCTGCGTTGCTGCTCGATGCGGACCCGACGTACGAACCGTGGGAAGTCGAACGGCGACTCGAACGCACGGCGACCGATGTGGGCGAGGCGGGAATCGACGTCTCGACCGGTTACGGTCGCGTCGACCCCGTGCGCGCGGTCGACAACGACACCGGTTAA
- a CDS encoding ArsR/SmtB family transcription factor, whose protein sequence is MSGFIDKLQRHSSTTHEHPRVLDVRSEETDEVLDALASDTARRLLRGLFERPRTPSELASYAETSVQNINYHLTNLREAGLVEAVDIRYSEKGREMTVYGPTSDPIVFVGNRELRPAVSRSLREVVAGLGVLVGASALVQWGARRLVGSSAEPDGVLGPASWGVSQPNSTLSWLVFGVVEPGVLFFFGCLLVVAVLAVRSKA, encoded by the coding sequence ATGTCCGGATTCATCGACAAACTCCAACGGCACAGTTCGACGACGCACGAGCACCCCCGCGTCCTCGACGTCCGGTCCGAGGAGACCGACGAAGTGCTCGACGCGCTCGCCTCCGACACCGCACGTCGACTGCTCCGGGGTCTGTTCGAACGGCCACGAACGCCCTCGGAACTCGCCAGCTACGCCGAGACGTCGGTTCAGAACATCAACTACCACCTCACGAATCTCCGGGAGGCGGGCCTCGTGGAGGCCGTCGATATCCGGTACTCCGAGAAAGGACGCGAGATGACGGTGTATGGGCCGACGAGCGACCCAATAGTGTTCGTCGGCAACCGCGAGCTTCGACCGGCGGTCAGTCGGTCGCTCCGGGAAGTCGTCGCCGGACTGGGTGTTCTCGTCGGCGCGAGCGCTCTCGTTCAGTGGGGAGCGAGGCGGTTAGTCGGGTCCTCGGCCGAACCGGACGGCGTACTCGGTCCGGCGAGTTGGGGGGTGTCGCAGCCGAATTCGACGCTCTCGTGGCTCGTCTTCGGCGTCGTCGAACCGGGCGTGCTCTTCTTCTTCGGCTGTCTGCTCGTCGTCGCCGTCCTCGCCGTCCGTTCGAAGGCGTGA
- a CDS encoding BGTF surface domain-containing protein has protein sequence MLTRAPTRRRLTRGLAALLVLLSAAAASGTVGAADTTTADGDDIVILHEGDRLVLEAAEAQVVRGETTLDAGTELTVRIRSAHGADAPFLESRTTEVDEYGTFEATFDLSGQEVDTAFTASAYGDDLSSEDVDGRLVSCADCDASSTRTTLPPADEASVEPVVRVRRTNTARIPVTYGDADRLTLVVGGEDVNYEAVVTVRDGDGDGRTTVRFDTADAGSDSQAMHVRDDQVVTHSQTTLGSTLDPGDYPMRLYLGSDTDGEPVDVGTLSVVDVPELTSTSTPETTPETEARTETVTETSSRSLSTVPRGVSSLLGGVGALVAGGLLAVLGIGLLLGVFRT, from the coding sequence GTGCTGACCCGAGCGCCGACACGGAGGCGCCTCACACGAGGACTCGCCGCCCTCCTCGTTCTCCTCTCCGCCGCGGCTGCTTCCGGTACGGTCGGCGCCGCCGACACCACTACCGCCGACGGCGACGACATCGTCATCCTCCACGAGGGTGACCGACTCGTGCTCGAAGCGGCGGAAGCTCAGGTCGTCCGCGGCGAGACGACGCTCGATGCGGGGACCGAACTGACGGTGCGGATTCGCTCGGCGCACGGCGCGGACGCACCGTTTCTCGAATCTCGGACTACGGAAGTCGACGAGTACGGTACGTTCGAAGCTACGTTCGATTTGAGCGGGCAAGAGGTCGACACCGCGTTCACCGCCTCGGCGTACGGCGACGATCTCTCCTCGGAAGACGTGGACGGCCGACTCGTCTCCTGCGCGGACTGCGACGCGTCCTCGACGCGAACGACGCTGCCGCCCGCCGACGAGGCGAGCGTCGAACCCGTCGTTCGCGTCCGCCGGACTAACACCGCGCGCATCCCGGTGACCTACGGCGACGCCGACCGACTGACGCTCGTCGTGGGCGGCGAGGACGTGAACTACGAGGCCGTCGTGACCGTCCGAGACGGAGACGGTGACGGGCGGACGACCGTCAGGTTCGACACCGCCGACGCGGGGTCCGACTCGCAGGCGATGCACGTTCGCGACGACCAGGTGGTGACTCACTCGCAGACGACGCTCGGTAGCACCCTCGACCCCGGCGACTACCCGATGCGACTGTATCTCGGGTCGGACACCGATGGCGAACCGGTCGACGTCGGGACGCTCTCGGTGGTGGACGTCCCGGAACTGACCTCCACGTCGACGCCGGAGACGACCCCCGAAACGGAGGCGAGGACGGAGACGGTGACCGAAACGTCCTCACGGAGTCTGTCGACGGTCCCACGCGGGGTATCGTCTCTTCTCGGCGGGGTCGGCGCACTCGTCGCCGGCGGCCTGCTCGCCGTCCTGGGTATCGGCCTCCTGCTCGGAGTTTTCCGGACGTAA
- a CDS encoding ParA family protein, translating into MSRAVSVSLQKGGVGKTTVAINLADALAARGNDVLLVDLDQQGNATEGVGLKECYESDGPHIGDVLTEDDPVAVDAVIHERDGFDVVPAHVDLDGAEDRVRNSTFGVLWVRRRIVEPLLGDRYDYVVIDSPPSLGPLSDAALIGSGNVIVPLLMSEPSVSGFERMWEQQILPIRQEVDLDLLAIVPNDLSGNNEEKRIIRDLESSPFAEYLPEFARSEAFETDDSPGPGLRRRIAFRRSWRDGKTLREYEPENDMVERLDELAGVVEAGTVDVADADEADEEVAASA; encoded by the coding sequence GTGAGTCGCGCGGTCAGCGTCTCGCTCCAGAAAGGCGGGGTCGGCAAGACGACCGTCGCGATAAATCTCGCGGACGCGCTCGCCGCGCGCGGCAACGACGTACTCCTCGTCGACCTCGACCAGCAGGGGAACGCGACGGAGGGTGTCGGACTCAAGGAGTGTTACGAATCCGACGGGCCGCACATCGGCGACGTGCTCACCGAGGACGACCCCGTCGCCGTCGACGCGGTGATACACGAACGCGACGGGTTCGACGTCGTTCCGGCGCACGTCGACCTCGACGGGGCCGAAGACCGGGTTCGAAACTCGACGTTCGGCGTGCTGTGGGTGCGCCGTCGCATCGTCGAACCGCTGCTCGGCGACCGGTACGACTACGTCGTCATCGACTCGCCGCCGAGCCTCGGACCGCTCTCGGACGCCGCGCTCATCGGGTCGGGTAACGTCATCGTCCCGCTTTTGATGAGCGAACCGAGCGTCAGCGGTTTCGAGCGGATGTGGGAACAGCAGATTCTGCCGATTCGCCAGGAAGTCGACCTCGACCTGCTCGCCATCGTCCCGAACGACCTCAGCGGCAACAACGAGGAGAAGCGCATCATCCGGGACCTGGAGTCGTCGCCGTTCGCCGAGTACCTCCCCGAATTCGCCCGGAGCGAAGCGTTCGAGACGGACGACTCCCCCGGTCCCGGCCTCCGCCGACGCATCGCGTTCCGCCGCTCGTGGCGCGACGGGAAGACGCTACGCGAGTACGAACCGGAGAACGACATGGTCGAACGCCTCGACGAACTCGCCGGCGTCGTCGAAGCGGGGACCGTCGATGTCGCCGACGCGGACGAAGCCGACGAAGAGGTGGCGGCGAGTGCCTGA
- a CDS encoding ferritin-like domain-containing protein, with product MATETQSLQTLRDLFEYELASMYYVENRLVDALDELAMQTPNENISRGFADHRDETRKHVERIERVFDAIDREPFEQEVHAIDGMLRDKQSFDEAVGEDELRNVHYLGAGMKTERFEITGYESLQMLADRLDLGREVTEPLEQNLDEEQRTLDELQAMATGSKLKELFQKLTG from the coding sequence ATGGCCACAGAAACACAGTCCCTGCAGACGCTTCGAGACCTGTTCGAGTACGAACTCGCGAGTATGTACTACGTCGAGAACCGACTGGTCGACGCGCTCGACGAACTCGCGATGCAGACGCCGAACGAGAACATCAGTCGCGGGTTCGCCGACCACCGCGACGAGACGCGAAAACACGTCGAACGCATCGAACGCGTGTTCGACGCCATCGACCGCGAACCGTTCGAGCAGGAGGTACACGCCATCGACGGCATGCTCCGGGACAAGCAGTCGTTCGACGAAGCCGTCGGAGAGGACGAACTCCGCAACGTCCACTACCTCGGCGCAGGGATGAAGACCGAGCGGTTCGAGATAACGGGCTACGAGAGCCTCCAGATGCTCGCCGACAGGCTTGATCTGGGTCGCGAGGTGACCGAACCGCTGGAGCAGAACCTCGACGAGGAACAGCGGACGTTGGACGAACTCCAGGCGATGGCGACCGGGTCGAAACTCAAGGAACTGTTCCAGAAGCTCACCGGCTGA